In Levilactobacillus brevis, the genomic window TTTAGTTTACCGCAATGCGAACATATGTTCAAATGAATCGTTTAAATCGCATGGGGCGGGTTTTCAGTAACCACATTATCATACCACAGGAAACCAAAAACTGACCAGTTTCCTGATATAATTGGCGGAACGGCTAAAACATGCTAAAATATAGAGCAGCTTATTAGTGGCGGCCGTCACGTCTTCAGTGATGGCCGCCGGGAGAAAGAGCGGAGGAATGACGTGTGAAATTAATTGGGTTACTCATTGTGGCCTACCTCCTCGGGGCTATTCCAAATGGCGTCTGGGTGGGGAAGACCTTCTTCCATACCGACATTCGGCAATCCGGCTCCGGGAATATTGGGACGACCAATACCTACCGGGTGCTGGGGCCATATGCCGGGACGGTCGTAATGGTCCTCGATATTGCCAAGGGAACCGTGGCAACCTTACTGCCAACCTGGGGTCACGTGACCACGGTGTTGGGCACGGCGACCCCCCTACTGTTCGGCTTGTTTGCCGTACTGGGGCATACCGTATCGGTCTTTGACCACTTCAAGGGTGGCAAGGCCGTCGCCACGTCGGCGGGGATGCTGCTGGCCTACAATCCTATTATGTTTGTGATTGCGGCTGGGCTGTGGGTCAGCCTGATCTACTGGACCAGCATGGTTAGTTTGGCCAGCATGATTGCCTTCTCGCTGATTACGGTGATTTCACTGGGCTTTCACGACTGGTACCTGACCGGGATTGCGTTGGTTCTGACGATCTTCGTCTTTTACCGCCATCGGACCAACATCAAGCGGATCAAGAATGGAACGGAATCCCTGGTGCCGTTCGGTCACGGCTATCAAAAGCGTCAAGCTAAATAAGGACACGGAAGGCTCTCAACGACATTTGTCGCTGGGAGCCCTTTTTAATGGCGTGCGTCTCGATTCTAGAAATACGTGATGGCGTAGGCCGCCTTAAACGTGTCCTGACCGGCCAGCGTCTGGATGGCCACCTTGCTGGTCAGGTCACCCGTTGCCTGAACGTCATCGGCCAGTCCCCACCACGGTTCCAAGCAGACGAACGGTGCCTGCTTAGGGTACGGTGACCAGATGCCGAGGTACGGTGCCGCCACCGTCAAAGCGATGCCGTGGTCGTCGGCCGGTGTGCTTAGCATGACCGTGGTCTCGTGGCTGTCGAGCGTCAATACCTGCGCGTCGTGGTCGAATAGGTCGTGCTGTAAGGCCAGTGGCTGTGTCAGATCCAGTGGCACACTGTGGGTCGTATCGCTATACGGTCCCACCAGCGGGACGCGTTGATAGGTCTTCTTAGGTGAAACGGTGACGTGGTAGTCGGTAAAGTCGGCCGGTGCCCCACCAAACGGTACATTGAATCCGGGATGGGCCCCAAACGAAAAGACCATGGGTGCGGTCGTCGGATTGGTCACGGTCGCACTGACCTTGAGCTGATGGTCAACCAACTCGTAGGACAGCGTCAAGATAAAGTCCTGCGGGTACAGGGCCTTGGTCTGGTCGTCGGCCGCCAGTTCGAAGCTCGCCTGAGTCGTCGTCTGGTCAATCACGGTAAACGTTCGGTCACGAGCAAAGCCGTGTTGCGTCAGATGATAGGTTTGCCCGTTTAGCCGGTACTGGTTGTCCTGCAGCCGACCGACGATGGGAAAGAGAATCGGTGCGTGCCGTCCCCAGTAGGCCTTATCGGCTTGCCACATATATTCCAGACCACTCTCGTTATCCTTGACGCTGGTTAATTCCGCGCCCAACGGGTTAATCTGGACCGTCAGATAATCATTCTTCAACGTAATCATCACAAAAATCCTCCCACTTTAAACCTGCGATTGTTCGGTTGGTACGGTTACCACCGGAAATGTTGCCAACCGTGACTGCCGGACACCTGTCGCCAGTTGCTTCGGTTATTGTCTTATCATTCATCATACCGTATTCGCCACAAAAGGGCCAAGACAACCGTCCTGACCCTCACATCTGTTTATAGGATGTACCGGGATAAGTCCTTGTTCTGGACGATATCGCCGATCTTATCGTTGACGTAACTTTCGGTAATCGTGACATCGCCGGTCCCCATGTCAGGCCCCTCGTAGAGCAGGTCTTCCAGGAGCTTTTCTAGGACGGTTTGTAACCGCCGTGCCCCGATGTTTTGGTTCTCGTGGTTCAGTTCGAAGGCCAGTTCGGCAATCCGTTCAATTGCTTCCATGGTAAACGTCACTTTAACGTTGTCGGTGCCAATCAGTGCGATGTATTGCTTGATTAAGGCATTGTTGGGTTCCGTCAGGATTCGCACGAAGTCTTGCTTGCTAAGGTCGTTTAATTCCACCCGGA contains:
- the plsY gene encoding glycerol-3-phosphate 1-O-acyltransferase PlsY, which encodes MKLIGLLIVAYLLGAIPNGVWVGKTFFHTDIRQSGSGNIGTTNTYRVLGPYAGTVVMVLDIAKGTVATLLPTWGHVTTVLGTATPLLFGLFAVLGHTVSVFDHFKGGKAVATSAGMLLAYNPIMFVIAAGLWVSLIYWTSMVSLASMIAFSLITVISLGFHDWYLTGIALVLTIFVFYRHRTNIKRIKNGTESLVPFGHGYQKRQAK
- a CDS encoding aldose 1-epimerase family protein, which encodes MITLKNDYLTVQINPLGAELTSVKDNESGLEYMWQADKAYWGRHAPILFPIVGRLQDNQYRLNGQTYHLTQHGFARDRTFTVIDQTTTQASFELAADDQTKALYPQDFILTLSYELVDHQLKVSATVTNPTTAPMVFSFGAHPGFNVPFGGAPADFTDYHVTVSPKKTYQRVPLVGPYSDTTHSVPLDLTQPLALQHDLFDHDAQVLTLDSHETTVMLSTPADDHGIALTVAAPYLGIWSPYPKQAPFVCLEPWWGLADDVQATGDLTSKVAIQTLAGQDTFKAAYAITYF